Part of the Planococcus plakortidis genome is shown below.
CGCGCCGTCTCGGAAGCGGCCCTATCGGCAATGCTGTCGATGGATGACGACCAGGCGAACCTGGAAGAACGCATGCCACGCGCCACTATTGGTTCGCCGGAACGCGAGCTGTCCGGGCAGATGACCAAAGAGGCGTTAGCGAAAGCCATTGCCACATTGCCGGAAAAAGAGAAATTGACGGTTTCGTTATGTTATTTTGAAGAGATGAAGCTGACCGAAATCGCGGAGATTCTCGGTCTCAGCGTGTCGAGGGTGTCGCAGCTGCATTCGAAAGCGATGCTGCGGCTGCACGCAGCGATGCTATCGGTCCATGAACATTATTAATTGAAGGAAAGCAGGGAGCAGATGGTAGCACTGTTGGTAGTGGTCAGCACTTTATTGTTATTGCTGAACGTCAAACTGATGATGTCGAGAAAGCTGATGGTCGAACAGGAATCCGAACGGCTCGAAGCGGCCATGGCGGAATTCATCACAGCCGTCGAACAGGAAAACGATGCCTTATACGATAAATTGATGGACCGGTTGGAGCAGACGGAAGCGAAAATGGCGCAGTGGGAAAATGCGGTATCTCCAGCAGAAGAGACGAAAATTGCCAATCAGCCTCCAGTGGAAACAAGCCGCCGTGAGAAAGTGCGGCAGCTCACGAAACAAGGCTTCTCGGCTGCCCATATCGCGAAGCTCCTGGAATTGCCGATCGGCGAAGCGGAAGTCGCCGTTCAACTAGAGAAGAAAAGACAGACTCGATAGGTGGGACATGGAGATGCGCATTGATGCAGCAAGGCCCAGGCCTTCAGAACAACCCAATACGATAATGGCCAAACCGCCAGGCGGCGCATTTGCAGAAGCGATGAAGCAGTCGCGGACTGAGCTGAGACGGGATGCGCTCACGCCGCTACTTACGAATGTCGAACAGCACGGCAAACGGCTTGCGGAACACCGGACTCTGCAGAATTTGGTTGCGTATAAACAATCCATCAAGCAATTTCTTGGGGAATCGCTTCGCCACGGGATCGGGCTGAGCGAACAAGCTGCGTCCGGTTTCGGGGAAGGGGCGCAGCCTCATCAGATCGTGAAGTTCATCGACGAAAAAGTGATTGCGCTGCAGGATCAATTATTGGATAATGAAGTGGAATATATTGGCATACTGGAAACGGTAGGGGAAATAAAAGGCTTGCTGCTCAATTTGTATATGTAACAAGCCCGTGGGAAAGGGAGAAACAATGTGAGCGATAACCGCAGGGAGTTTTTTCGGGTGTCTTTTGTCCGCGCCATCAGTGGAAAAGTGGCCATTCCGGAAAAAGAGGAAGTATTCGTCGATATCGTTAATTTGAGTGCCGGAGGGTTGGTCTTTACAGCGAGTCTCGACTTTGCGCTCCATGAAAAAGTTTTTTGCAATTTCGTGTTATTGGATGAAGAGTTTTTGCTCGAAGGACGCATTGTCCGGAAATTGGAGAAAGACCCGTATTTTGAATACGGTGTGCAATTTGTCATCGACCAATCGACTTCGTCCAAGCTGTTCCAGCAATTGAATACATATCAGATCCGCAAACGCAGAAGCATGTTGAATGATTGAATAGAAAGCTTCTTTTTTACAACAAACCTTACTCTTCGCAAGATCAACCAAATGACAAGAACCAGCAAAAAAAAGACATGCCCCCTTTAACATGGGCATGTCTTTTTCGTTTCTTTT
Proteins encoded:
- a CDS encoding PilZ domain-containing protein, whose amino-acid sequence is MSDNRREFFRVSFVRAISGKVAIPEKEEVFVDIVNLSAGGLVFTASLDFALHEKVFCNFVLLDEEFLLEGRIVRKLEKDPYFEYGVQFVIDQSTSSKLFQQLNTYQIRKRRSMLND
- a CDS encoding DUF6115 domain-containing protein; this encodes MVALLVVVSTLLLLLNVKLMMSRKLMVEQESERLEAAMAEFITAVEQENDALYDKLMDRLEQTEAKMAQWENAVSPAEETKIANQPPVETSRREKVRQLTKQGFSAAHIAKLLELPIGEAEVAVQLEKKRQTR
- a CDS encoding YaaR family protein, which produces MRIDAARPRPSEQPNTIMAKPPGGAFAEAMKQSRTELRRDALTPLLTNVEQHGKRLAEHRTLQNLVAYKQSIKQFLGESLRHGIGLSEQAASGFGEGAQPHQIVKFIDEKVIALQDQLLDNEVEYIGILETVGEIKGLLLNLYM